From the Streptomyces sp. NBC_00091 genome, the window GTGGCGCGGGCGATGGCGATGGCGGAGCCGTCGGCGAGCTCGGCGAGGGAGGCGGGGGCCGGCTCGCGGAAGCGGGGGCCGCGGCCGGGCGGGCAGACGGCGAGGATCTGCGCGTCGGGGTCCATGCCGGGCTGCCAGCCGAGGAAGGTCCGGGGGTTTCCTCCGGCGTGCGGGAAGCAGTAGACGCGGGCGGCGGGGGCGGGGGCCGCGGCGGTCTCGGAGGTCAGGAACCAGGGGGAGGCAACCACGAGGATCAGCCATTCCTTTGCCGGTCGGTCAGTGGCGGGAGGTGAGGCAGTGCAGTACGGGGTGCCGGTTGTGGGTCAGTTCCAGCCAACGTCGTTGGTGGAGGAGGGCGTCGGCGCGGGGGTGGTGGCCGGCTGCGGGTTGTTCCAGCCGACGTCACCGGCGTCACCGGCCACGACGTGCGGGTTCGCGTTGTTCCAGCCGACGTCTCCGAGGCGCAGGTGGCTGCCGGAGTCGGCGGAGAAGGCGCCCTGGGTGGCGATGCCGGTGACCGCCGTACCCAGGCCGAGGGCGATGCCCGCGGTCGCGAGTACGACTCGTCCGCGGATTCCCGAAACGCGGCCGGTCTGACGAGTCACCATGCGGTTCTTCACCATTTTGCCCAGTCCCCTCAAGTCGTTTCGTCTTTGGCGATTCCAGGAACGCCAAACCGAGGCGGTTTCCGGCGGTGCTGATCTCCGGGGCGCCTTCTCGGTGTTCGTTCCTGCGGTGAGACCAAATCTCCCCTGCCCGCTCGAGACCAGGTAGACCTACGATGGCTCCGGTTTACGCATTGCGGGAACCCACGGGGTCTCAACCGCCGCAAATATCTCCATACCGGACAGAGGGGGGTGGCAAGTGGACGTAGTCAAATACGTCAAAACCGCACAAAGCGGTACACCTGAGGAGCTGTGCGCGGCTGCGGCGGGGGAACCGCAGGCGTTCTTGCGGGAACTCGCAACGCATCTGGGCCTGCTGGCGCAGGAAGCCGCACAGCAGGCCGCGCGCCCTGCCACGGCCCCGGCGCTGGAGGCCTGCGGGGAGGAGGTGGTCGGTCCCGGTGTCCGCTATCTGCACGGCCTGGGCAGCATCTCGACGGCGATCAACGACGCCCTGGGGTCGGTCCGGCGGGACATCCTCACGGCGCAGCCCGACGGGGCGCGGCCGAGCGCGGTGCTGAAGGACGCCCTGGAATCCGTACGCCGGCACATCTCGGCGGGGATCGCCATGCGAACGCTGTATCAGCACACCACGAGATTCGACGAGGCGACGAAGGAATATGTCCGCGCCGTAACGGAATACGGCGCTCAAGTACGGACGCTGGAAGAATTCTTTGACCGTTTGATCATTGTGGACGATGTCGCCTTCATTTCGGCAAACGAGGACCGTACCACGGCGATCTCCATTACCGAACCGACTATCGTACGATTTCTTCGGGACACCTTCGACAAGGCCTGGGACCGGGCGAAACCCTTTCCCTTCGTTCCGCTGCACGCGGCGAAGGCGGCCGACGAGGTGGTCCCGGCGATCCGGGAGTCCATCAGCCGCCTGCTCGTGGAGGGCTACTCCGACAAGGCCATCGCCCGCCGCATAGGCATCAGCGAGCGCTCCCTCCAGGCCCACATCGCTGCCATCAAACAGGACCTCGGCGCCCTCAACCGCCTCCAGCTCGGCTACCTGCTGGGCCGCAACGAGGCCACCTACGTCCTTTGACCGCCGCCGCCCGTCAGCCCGGCGGTGCGGGGGCCGTCCCCCCTCCGCGAGGAGGGGGGACGGGCGCTCACTTGGCCGCGGCGGCCGGCTGGGCGGCGGCCGGGGCGGGGCGCTTGCGGGAGACCGCGACGCCGGCGAGGCAGATGGCTCCGCCCAGCAGGGTCAGCCAGCCCGGGACCTCGTCGAGGACGAACCAGGCGATGAGGATCACGACAGCGGGCACGGCGTAGGTGGTGGCGCCCATCTTCCCGGCGGTGGTCCGCGCCAGGGCGTAGGACCAGGTGGTGAAGGCGAGGGCGGTCGGGAAGAGGCCCAGGTAGACCATGTTGAGGGTGGCGGACAGGGGTGCCTCGGGGAGCTGCTGGAGGAGCTGCCCGGCGAAGGGCAGGGTGCAGACGGTGCCGACGAAGCAGCCGTACGTCGTCACCTGGAGTGGGTTCGCGTACTTCAGCGCGGGCTTCTGGAAGACCACCCCGGCGCCGTAGGCGAGCGCGGCGACCAGGCAGAGCAGCACACCGACGAGGGAGGAACTGCCGCCCTTCGAGGTGGACATCCCCACGACGGCCGCCCCCGCGAAGGAGACGCCCATCCCGACCAGCAGCATCGGCGGGAAGCCTTCCTTCAGCATCCAGCCGCTGAGCAGGGCGATGACGATGGGGCCGATGTTGACGACCATGGCGGCGGTGCCGGCGTCGACGCCCTGCTCGCCCCAGTTCAGCGCCACCATGTAGAGCCCGAACCACAGCACCCCGGAGGCCAGGATCCCGGGCCACGCCTGACGCGCCGGCAGCGGCGCCCGTTTGACGAGCAGTACGACGCCCAGCGCGACCGAAGCCGTCAGGAGCCGGCCCAGCGCGAGCGCCCCGGGGCCGAAGTGCTCCGCCGAAGCGCGGATGGAGACGAAGGCGGAGGCCCACATCACGACGGTGACGGAGGCTGCCAGGAGGGCACGTTGATCGGTTCTGAATGCGCCGGCCGTTTGGTCCATGCGGGCCAACGTACCGACGGGCACCGACCCTGCCTAGATCGTCCCAGGCGATCCGGACACCCCGGTCAGGATGCCGTCAGCAGGGCGCGCAGGCGCTCGGCGTAGGCCCGGGGGTGGCTGGTGTTGCCGTTGTGACCGCCGGGGAAGGTGCGTATCTCCGTGCCCAGGAGGTCCGCCAGTGCGTTGGCGCACGCGAGGTCGAAAACGGTGGCCGGAGTGGTCGCGCCGACGGCCGGGACGATGCGGGTCGCGGCGGTGGTCAGGGCGGCGGTGTCGAGGGTGTCCTGGACGATCGCCGTGAAGTCGTGCTCGATGAAGTAGGCGAAATTGGCGCGGCGCAGCTCGCTCATCGGCTGCGGGGTGAGCTCCGGCTCGGCGTCCTTGCCGCTGGTGTCTATGCCGAGCATCCGGGCGGCCTCCCGTACGGCCGCGGGGAGCCCCTCCTCGCGGTACAGGTGCTGGAGCTCGACGAGCTCCGCCTCATGCCGGGCGCGGTCGGCGGCATCCGGCAACAGGCGCGGGGCGACCGGCTCGTGGGCGATCAGGGTGGAGAGCTGCCCGGGGTGCCGGGTGGCCACATGCAGCCCGATGACGGCGCCGAGGCTGCAGCCGAGCATGAGGGCCGGCTCGTCGGTGACGGCGGCCAGCAGCCGGTGGACGTCCTCGGCGTGCTCGACGAGGGAGGTGGTCCGGCCGGGCTCCTCGAGCCGGCTGCGGGACAGGCCCCGGCGGTCGTAGGTCAGGACCGTGAAGGTGTCGGTGAGGTGCGGGACGAGGTCCACGGTGCGGTCCGCATCACCCTCGCCGCTCTGCGAGATGAGCAACAGCGGTCCGCAGCCCTGGAGTTGGTAGTGGAGAGTGGCGCCGGGGACGGAGAGGGTGGACATGACGGCTCCTTGCTGGTCTCGACGCGGGCCCTTCGTCCGCTGCTCTGCGATCAGCCTAATCCATCGAAACAGATACATCAAGAGAGATGTATTGGAATCGATGAATCGATTGTGATGTAGCTTGGGGTGGTGGATGGAATCGAACTGTTCCTGCTGGGCCGGGCCCTGATGAAGCTCGGCGAGGAAGCCCTGCCCGAACCCCCGGGCGGATCCGGGCAGTACGCGAGCGGCACCCGCTCCGTGGTGATCGTCGCCGGGGACATCGCCGCGCACCCGGACACCACCGTCGGGGAGACGGCTCAGCGCACGGGCCTGCCGCAGAGTCAGGTCTCGGGCGCCGTGGCCCGGCTGCGCGAGGCCGGCACGGTGCAGACGGCGCCCGACCCCGCCGACCGCCGCCGGACGCTGGTGCGCCAGTCCCCCGGGGCCTCCGCCCGCGTGGCCGCCGTACGGGCCGCCGGCAGCTCCAAGGTCGAGGAGGCCCTGGCCCGGGCCCTGGGCCAGGGCGGTGCCGAGCGGCTGCCCGAGGTGACCGAGGCCCTGGAACTGCTCGCCCGGCACCTGGCCGTACGCGGCGGCGGCGAACCGCGCTGACGGGGCGCGGGCGCGCCGGGCCAGGGGGCCGGACGGGCCGGACGGGCCAGGCGGGGGCCCGCCGGGTCAGCCCGGTTCAGCCGAGGCCCGCCGGGCACGCGCCCGCCCGGGTCAGGCCGCCGTGAAGGCCGCCAGGTCCTCGGCGACCGCGCGGACCACGGCCTCGTGCTGCGGCTGCCCGGCCAGGTAGAAGTGCCCGCCGGGGAAGCCCCGGAAGGTGAACGCGGCCCCGGTCAGCTCCCGCCAGCCCATCGCCTCGGCCACGCTCGCCCGCGGGTCGGACTCCCCGCAGAGCACGCTGACGGGGGTGCGCAGCAGCGGTCCCGGCTCGTGGCGCCAGGTCTCGATGGCCCGGTAGTCGCTGCGCAGCGCCGGAAGGATCATCGCCCGGAACTCCGGGTCGGCCAGCAGCCCGGCATCGGTGCCGGAGAGGGCGTGCACCCGGGCGAGCAGGGCGTCGTCGCCCTGGGTGTGGACGTCCTCGTCCCGGTGGATCAGCGGAGAGCGGCGCCCGGAGACGATCAGGCCGCTCGGCCCCTCGCCGGCCGCCTCCAGCCGGCGCGTCAGCTCGTAGGCGAGTACCGCGCCCATGCTGTGCCCGAACAGTACGAGGGGCCGGCCGCGCCACGGCGCCAGCGCCCGCTCCACCCCGTCGGCCAGCCCGGCCACGGTGTCCGGGATCGGCTCCCCCAGCCGCTCCTGGCGGCCGGGGTACTGGACGGTGAGCACCTCGGCGTGCGCGGCCAGGTCGCGGGAGAGGGGGAAGTAGAAGGAGGCGCTGCCGCCCGCGTGCGGGAGGACGACGAGGACCGGTGCGGCCCCCGGGTGCGCCGGCGGGTGGAAGCGGCGGATCCAGGGGCTGCCCTGCGCCACGGCGGTCATCGCACTTCCTTGAACTCGTCGGTGAGCAGCAGCTTCTTCTGGGGTTTGCCCATGGCGTTGCGGGGGATCGCGGGGACGAAGCGGACCTCGCGCGGCCGTTTGTGCACCGACAGGTGCGCGGCGACGAAGTCGGTGAGTTCGGCGCCGGTGACGCCCGCGGCGACGACGAAGGCGACGATCCGCTGCCCGAGGTCCGCGTCCGGGACGCCGACGACGGCCGCCTCGGCCACCTTGGGGTGGTCCAGCAGGGCGTTCTCGATCTCGCCCGCGCCGATGCGGTAGCCGCCGGACTTGATCATGTCGATGGAGGCCCGGCCCACGATGCGGTGGACGCCGTCCTCGGGGTCGACGGCCGCGATGTCGCCCGTACGGAACCACCCGTCCTCGGTGTACGCGGCCGCGGTGGCCTCGGGGCGGCCCAGGTACCCGGAGAACAACGTGGGCCCGGTCAGCTGGAGTTCGCCGATCTCGGCGCCGGGCTCGGCCGCGATCCGGGTACGGATGCCGGCGAGCGGGGTGCCGACGGTGCCGGGCCGGACCTCGCCGCCCGCACGGCCGCTGACGGTGATCAGCGTCTCGGTCATCCCGTAGCGCTCGACGGGGCGGTGCCCGGTGAGGCGCTCCAGGTCCCGGAAGACGGGCGCGGGCAGGGCGGCGCTGCCGGAGACGAGGAGGCGGGCCCCGGACAGGGCCGCGGCGGACTCCGGTTCGGCGGCGATGCGGGACCAGACGGTCGGCACCCCGAAGTACAGGCTGCCCCGCGCGGCGGCGTAGGCCTGCGGGGTCGGGCGGCCGGTGTGCACGAGGCGGCTGCCGGTGCGCAGGGCGCCGAGGACGCCGAGGACGAGGCCGTGCACGTGGAACAGCGGGAGCCCGTGCACCAGGGTGTCCTCGGCGCTCCACCGCCAGGCTTCGGCCAGGGCGTCCAGATCGGCGGCGATGGCGGCGGCCGTCAGCACGACCCCCTTGGGCGGGCCGGTGGTCCCGGAGGTGTACAGGATCAGCGCGGGGTCCTGCGGCCCCGCGGCCCCGCCGGATGCGGCGGGGGCCCGCCGGGCGAAGTCGACGCCCACCTCGACGGCGTCGGAGTCCCGCAGGATGTGCTCGCGTTCGGCGGGGCCGGCGTCGGGGGGCAGCGGTACGAAGGGCACCCCGGCCAGCAGCCCGCCGACGGCGGCGGCGACGGTCTCGAGGGAGGCGGTCGCCGTCACCGCGAAGGCGGGGGCTCCGGCGATGTCGGCGGCCACGGCGCTCGCCGCGCCGAGCAGTTCCTCGTACGAGGCGGTACGGCCGGCGACGCGGATGGCGTCCTCGCGGTCGCCGTACGTCCCGTCAAGCGCGGTCAGCACGCGGCAACTCCCTGTCGGTGGCGGACCCCCAGGCTACGTCCCCGCACCGGACTCCCGCCCGAGCGCGCCTGGTCCCTCGCGGGGGGGGGGGGGGGGGGCGGCCGGACGCGGCCCCGGCCGACCCGGCGGCGCCCCCGGGCACGGCGGTGCCCCCGGGCGGGCACGTCGGTGCCCCGGGCGCGGCCCCGCCGCCGTGCCTGCCCTGTCGGCGCGGCCCGGCCCGGCGGTGCGCCTCCGCCACGCGGCGGGTGCGGCCCGGCCCGGATGCGCCAGCGGCACCGGGGGCAGGGCCGCCGGACGGGATCCTCTCCCCGCCCCGCCCTTCCACCGTTCCCCGGGGCTCCGCCCCGGACCCCGGGCCGTCGGCCCGGAGGCGCGGGCGTGCGCGGCGCCGCCGCGGGGGCGGACGCGGCCCCCGGCCGGGTGTGGCGGGGCGCCGGGGCGCCCGCCAGGGGGTCACCCCTCGGGGTTCTCGCGGTCCTTGGCCGCGCGGGCCTCGCGGCGGGCGCGGCGGACTTCGAGGGTGAGGGAGAGCGTCGCGCCGATCAGCGTGAGTACGTCGGCGGCGGCGGAGAGGAGGTCGGTCATGGCGGGCCCTTCCGGGGTCGGGCCGCGGTGTGCGGCCGGTGGGCAGACCATGCGGGGGGAGTTGACTTGTCCGGACCCTCCGGGCGGAACATCGCAGGTAGGTTGCGGATGAAGGGGCACTTGTCCCGGACGGGCCGGACAAACGCACAGCGCGCGCAGCAGGGGGTACCTCGGTGGCGGGAACGAACAAGCGCAAGGGCCGGCCCTGGGGGGAGATCCGGCCGGTGAACCCGGCGGCCGGCAGGCTCGCCGCGTTCCTGCGCGCGCAGGTGGAGGGTTCCGGCAAGACCCTCGCCGTCCTGGAGAAGGAGATCAGCTGGTCCTCGACGCAGATCAGCTCGCTGCTCGGCGGGCGGATCCCGCCGCAGCGGTTCGTCACCTCGCTGATCACCGCCACGGTCCCCGCCCCGTTACGCGAACGCCGCCAGAGCGAGGCCGACACCCTGCTGTACGAGGCACTGCACCCGCCCCGCACCCCCGCGCCGCAGGTGGTGGCACCGCGCGCCGCTGCCACCACCCTGGACCTGGCGGCGGTACAGGCCCAGCAGATCGAGACCTACGACCGGCTCACGCGCGCCCTGGAGCAGCAGGCGGAGCTGCGCCAGACGGCCGACAACTCCGCGCGGCTGATCTGGATCCTGCTCGGCATGATCCACAAGCTGAACGACCGGGTCACCACCCTGAGCCGGGAGCGCGACCAGGCCGCGGGCCGGGAGGTCCTGGAGGCCGCCCGGGCCAAGCTCGAGCGGGCGCGGTCCCAGCAGGCCAAGGCGGAGAGCGAGCTGGACCGGGCCGAGGAGAAGAAGCGGCAGGCCGAGGCCCTCGCCGCCCGGCTCCAGGAGCAGATCACCGCGCTCACCGACGAACTCGACCGCCTGCGCGGCGCGGGCGGCGCCTCGGAGGAACCCCTCCCCCACCTCGCGCCGTACACCCAGCCGGCGGCCTCCGCCGACCCCGAGGGCGACGACATCGACGCGGCCCTCGCCCGGGTCACGGCGGTCAACGACACCGACAGCGACACGGTCCACCGCATCACCACGGAACTCGGCGACCCCGCCCCCGTCATTGTCCCGGACAACCCCACCACCAGCCCGGACACACCCAACAAGACGGCGAAGGAACTCCGCACCGAAGCCGAGGCGGCCATGGAAAGCGGCGACTTCCACGAAGCCACCCGCCTCTACGCCCTCCTGACCACTGCATCAACCAGCTTCTTGGGTCCCACTGCCCCCGACACCCTCTTCAGTCGGTACCAGCTTGCCTACTGCACCGGCAAGACCGGCGACCCCACCACCGCACGTGACCTGGTAGCCGCACTCATCCCCGACGAAACCGACGTCCTGGGCCCCGACCACCGCGACACCCTCACCAGCCGCCACCAGCACGCCTACTACACCGGCGAGGCCGGAGACCCCGCCACCGCACGCGACCTGCTGGCCGAACTCATCCAAGACCGCGAGCGTGCCCTGGGCCCCGACCACCGCGACACCCTCACCAGCCGCCACCAGCACGCCTACTGCACCGGCGAGGCCGGCGACCCCACCACCGCACGCGACCTGCTGGCCAAACTCATCCTCGACGAAACCGACGTCCTGGGCCCCGACCACCCCGACACCCTCACCAGCCGCCACCAGCACGCCCGCTACACCGCCGAGGCCGGCGACCCCACCACCGCACGCGACTTGGTGGCAGCACTCATCTCCTACGAAACCCCCATCCTCGGACCCGAGCATCCGGACACGCTCCTGAGCCGCTACCAGCACGCCTACTACACCGCCGAGGCCGGCGACCCCACCACCGCACGCGACCTGCTGGCCAAACTCATCCCCGACGAAACCCGCGTCCTGGGCGCCGACCACCCCAACACCCGGATCAGTCGCGAGCAGCTCATCGCCTGGACGGAGCAAGCCGACGACCCCGACACCGCCCCCGCCTGAGGCCGCACGGCCCGCGCCCCCCGGACGGGGGCGCGGGCCGACGGGGCAGGGGGGGGTTAGATCACGCCCTGGGCCAGCATCGCGTTCGCCACGCGTTCGAAGCCGGCGATGTTGGCGCCCGTGACGTAGTCGCCCGGGGTGGCGTAGCGGGTGGCCGTTTCGTGGGCGACCGCGTGGATGCCGCTCATGATGTCGGCGAGTTCCGCCTCGACCCGGTCGCGGGTCCAGGCCGCGCGGCCCGCGTTCTGGGCCATCTCCAGGGCGCTGACCGCGACGCCGCCCGCGTTGGCGGCCTTGCCCGGGCCGAAGGCGACGCCCGCCGCCTGGAAGAGGTGGACGGCCTCGGGGGTGGTGGGCATGTTGGCGCCCTCCGAGACCGCCTTGACCCCGTTCGCGATGAGCGTGCGCGCGTCGTCGGCGCCGAGTTCGTTCTGCGTCGCGGACGGGAAGGCCAGGTCGGCCGGCACCTCCCAGACCCGGGCGCCTGGCACGAACCTCGCGGAGGGCCCGCGCCGGGCCGCGTACTCGCTGACGCGTCCCCGCTCGACCTCCTTGACCTGCCGCAGCAGCGCCAGGTCGATGCCCTTCTCGTCGACCACGTAGCCCTGGGAGTCGGAGCAGGTCAGCGGGTTCGCGCCGAGCTGCTGGAGCTTCTCGATGGTGTACAGGGCGACGTTGCCGGAGCCGGAGACCACGGCCGTCAGGCCGTCCAGGGACTCGCCCCGTACCTTCAGCATCTCGGCGGCGAACAGGACACTGCCGTAACCGGTGGCCTCGGGCCGGATCGCGGAGCCGCCCCAGCCCTGCCCCTTGCCGGTGAGGACTCCGGCCTCCCAGCGGTTGGTGATGCGCCGGTACTGGCCGAACAGGTAGCCGATCTCGCGGCCGCCGACGCCGATGTCGCCGGCCGGGACATCGGTGTGCTCGCCGATGTGGCGGTGCAGCTCGGTCATGAAGGACTGGCAGAACCGCATGACCTCGGCGTCGGACCGGCCGCGCGGGTCGAAGTCGCTGCCGCCCTTGCCGCCGCCGATGCCGAGCCCGGTGAGCGCGTTCTTGAAGATCTGTTCGAAGCCGAGGAACTTCACGACGCCGATGTCCACCGACGGGTGGAAGCGCAGGCCGCCCTTGTACGGGCCGAGCGCGCTGTTGAACTCCACCCGGTAGCCGCGGTTGACGTGGACGTGCCCGTGGTCGTCCGTCCACGGCACCCGGAAGATGATCTGCCGCTCCGGCTCCACCAGCCGCTCGACGAGCCCGGCCTCGGCGTACTCGGGGCGCGCCGCGAACACGGGGGCCAGGGTGTCCAGGACCTCCCGTACGGCCTGGTGGAACTCGGGCTGAGCGGGGTTGCGGCGCTCGATGTCGGACCGCAGTGCGTCCAGCCGGTGCTTCGGGTCGGTCACGGTGTGATTCCTCTCCAGGGTCCTGGCGGGCGTGCGGGCCCAGCGGAGGTTACCGCGCACCGGGGGTGCTCCCGGAATAGGTCATCCGGCCTGCGCAGCAGGGGTGTTGGGCCTGTGCAATGGCACGAGAGGTGGCCTGTGTACGACCGTAGTATCAGCTGGGGATGGCTTGCATCAGGGGCGGAACGGCCGGGGATGGGCGAGAATCCGGCCATCGCGGTGCGGCAGTAATGCGGCACCCACATACGCGGGGGGACCACGTGGAAACGGCACGGTTCGCGTCACTGATCGCTGCGACCATCACCATGGGCCTGGTCAGCGGCCTCTTCTACGGGTTCTCGGTGGCGGTGATGCCAGGGCTGCGCGCCTCGTCCGACCGGACGGTGATCGAGACGATGCAGCGGATCAACGTGGCCATCCTCAACGGCTGGTTCCTGCTCGGCTACATGGGGGCGCTGCTGTTCACCGCCCTCGCCCTCGGCCTGCACCTGCCGGCCGACGGGCACCATGCGCTCGTGCCGCTGGCCGGGGCGTTCGTCGCGTACGTCCTCGCGATGGCCGTCACCGGACGCGTGAACATCCCGCTCAACAACGCCCTGGCGCAGGCGGGCCCGGTGGACCGGATCGCCGACCCGGCGGCCGTGCGCCGCGCGTTCGAGGGCCCGTGGGTCCGCGCGAACGTGTGGCGCACGCTGCTCTGCACGGTGGCGTTCGGCCTGCTGACGTGGGCCCTGGTCCTGCACGGGCAACACGCCTAGCAGCTCACCGCTCTCAGCGGGCCGTGGAGCGGCCGTGGAGGAGGAGGGCGCGGGAGAGGGCGGCGAGGGCGGCGGTGCAGAGCAGGGTGCGCAGGATGTTCGTGGTGACCCAGGTGCCCTTGAACGTGTCCACCACCGCGAAGTCGGTCAGCTTCGCCGCGTCGCCCGCGTCCGCGAGCTCGTTGTTCAGCGGGATGTTCACCGCGAAGGTGATCACCAGGACGAGGAGGTAGGCGACGGCCGCCGCGCCCGCCCAGAGCGCGGTCCCGCGTCTGCCCTTGCGGTACGCGACGGCCGCCGAGGCGATGGTGGCGAGCAGCGCGAGGACGAAGACGCCGCCGAAGAGGCCGTTGCCGTCGATGGCGGCGTTGAAGTGCTGCATGGCGGTGACGTACGTACGGTCGTCGCCGGCGGCCAGGCCCGGCATCACCGAGACGTCGAAGGCGAAGAACAGACCCGCCATCAGGCCGACGAGCACGGTGGAGAGTCCGAGCAGGAAGGTGGTGGTGGCGGCGGCCTTGGGTCTGCCCTGCCGTGAGCTGTGTTCCAGGTTCGAGCTGTGTTCCGGGTTCATGGAAGCGTCCTCGCCTGATGGCTGGTTACCGGCGGGCCGCACGCCCGCGCGCGCAGTGATCGTGACATCCGCACCGGCGCCGTACCAGCGGTTTCGCCAAGAACCCCGGACGGGCCGGGGAGAACTCCCCGGCCCGTCCAGATGGCGGAATATCAGCGCAGCATCAGCCGTGCACGTGCAGCGGCTTCCCGGCGAGCGCCAGGTGGGCCTCGCCCAGGGCCTCGGTCTGCGTCGGGTGCGCGTGGATGAGCTGCGCGACCTCGGACGGGAAGGCCTGCCAGTTGAAGATCAGCTGGGCCTCGCCGATCTGCTCGCTGGCGCGCGCGCCGATCATGTGCAGGCCGATGACGGGGCCGTCGACGACCTGGACGAGCTTGACGTCGCCCGCCGACTTCAGGATCTTGCTCTTGCCGGTGCTGCCGGCGTTGAACTTGCTGACGACGACCTTGTCCTCGCCGTAGACCTCCTTGGCCTTCGCCTCGCTGAGGCCGACGGAGGCGATCTCGGGCTCGCAGTAGGTGACCCGCGCGACGCCGTCGTAGTCGATCGGGGTCACCGGCAGGCCCGCGATGCGCTCGGCCACGAGGATGCCCTCGGCGAAGCCGACGTGGGCCAGCTGGAGGGTCGGGACGAGGTCGCCGACGGCCGAGACGGTCGGGAGGCTGGTGCGCAGCAGCTCGTCGACCACGACGTGGCCGCGGTCGAGGGCGACGCCGGCCTCCTCGTAGCCGAGGCCGGCGGAGACGGGGCCGCGGCCGACGGCGACGAGCAGCAGCTCGGCCTCGATCTGCTTGCCGTTCTCCAGGGAGACCCGGACGCCGGTCTCGGTGTACTCGACGCCGGAGAAGCGCGAACCCAGCTCGAACTTGATCTTGCGCTTGCGGAAGGCGCGCTCCAGGGACTTGGAGATGTCGACGTCCTCGGCGGGCACCAGGTGCGGCAGGCCCTCGACGACGGTGACGTCCACGCCGAAGGACTTCCAGGCGGAGGCGAACTCGACGCCGATGACGCCGCCGCCGAGCACGACCGCCGACTCGGGGATCCGGTCCAGGAACAGCGCGTGGTCGGAGGAGATGACCCGGTTGCCGTCGATGGCCAGGCCGGGCAGCGAGCGCGGCTGGGAGCCGGTGGCGAGGACGACGTGGCGGCCCTTGTAGCGCACGCCGCCGGCCTCGACCTCGGTCGGGGAGACGAGGCGGCCCTCGCCCTCCACCAGGGTGAGGTTCTTGCG encodes:
- a CDS encoding DUF1772 domain-containing protein, with the translated sequence MNPEHSSNLEHSSRQGRPKAAATTTFLLGLSTVLVGLMAGLFFAFDVSVMPGLAAGDDRTYVTAMQHFNAAIDGNGLFGGVFVLALLATIASAAVAYRKGRRGTALWAGAAAVAYLLVLVITFAVNIPLNNELADAGDAAKLTDFAVVDTFKGTWVTTNILRTLLCTAALAALSRALLLHGRSTAR
- the lpdA gene encoding dihydrolipoyl dehydrogenase, yielding MESSADGVYDVVILGGGSGGYSCALRATQLGLDVVLIEKGKLGGTCLHNGCIPTKALLHAGEVADELRRSESYGVKSTFEGVDIAGVHAYKDGVIAGLYKGLQGTLKARKNLTLVEGEGRLVSPTEVEAGGVRYKGRHVVLATGSQPRSLPGLAIDGNRVISSDHALFLDRIPESAVVLGGGVIGVEFASAWKSFGVDVTVVEGLPHLVPAEDVDISKSLERAFRKRKIKFELGSRFSGVEYTETGVRVSLENGKQIEAELLLVAVGRGPVSAGLGYEEAGVALDRGHVVVDELLRTSLPTVSAVGDLVPTLQLAHVGFAEGILVAERIAGLPVTPIDYDGVARVTYCEPEIASVGLSEAKAKEVYGEDKVVVSKFNAGSTGKSKILKSAGDVKLVQVVDGPVIGLHMIGARASEQIGEAQLIFNWQAFPSEVAQLIHAHPTQTEALGEAHLALAGKPLHVHG
- the gdhA gene encoding NADP-specific glutamate dehydrogenase; protein product: MTDPKHRLDALRSDIERRNPAQPEFHQAVREVLDTLAPVFAARPEYAEAGLVERLVEPERQIIFRVPWTDDHGHVHVNRGYRVEFNSALGPYKGGLRFHPSVDIGVVKFLGFEQIFKNALTGLGIGGGKGGSDFDPRGRSDAEVMRFCQSFMTELHRHIGEHTDVPAGDIGVGGREIGYLFGQYRRITNRWEAGVLTGKGQGWGGSAIRPEATGYGSVLFAAEMLKVRGESLDGLTAVVSGSGNVALYTIEKLQQLGANPLTCSDSQGYVVDEKGIDLALLRQVKEVERGRVSEYAARRGPSARFVPGARVWEVPADLAFPSATQNELGADDARTLIANGVKAVSEGANMPTTPEAVHLFQAAGVAFGPGKAANAGGVAVSALEMAQNAGRAAWTRDRVEAELADIMSGIHAVAHETATRYATPGDYVTGANIAGFERVANAMLAQGVI
- a CDS encoding DUF1772 domain-containing protein, producing METARFASLIAATITMGLVSGLFYGFSVAVMPGLRASSDRTVIETMQRINVAILNGWFLLGYMGALLFTALALGLHLPADGHHALVPLAGAFVAYVLAMAVTGRVNIPLNNALAQAGPVDRIADPAAVRRAFEGPWVRANVWRTLLCTVAFGLLTWALVLHGQHA